AATCCGTTGAAAGTCGCCTTCACTACGTTGTACGGATTGGAGGAACGAAGGGACTTTGTCAAAATGTCTTGTATCCCCGCAAGTTCAATGACCGCGCGCACAGCTCCGCCGGCAATCACGCCGGTGCCGGGCGCAGCCGGTCTCAAGAAAACACGACCTGCTCCATAACGGCCTAGCACTTCGTGTGGAATTGTATGTCCCTGCAACGGCACATTGATCATGTTTTTCCGCGCGTCCTTCGTCGCTTTCTCAATCGCAAGCGGAACCTCTTTCGCTTTCCCTTTTCCATATCCAACACGTCCTTTGCCATCGCCCACTACCACCAGAGCGCTGAAATTCAGATTCTTTCCGCCTTTGACAACTTTCGTGACGCGATTGATATGAACAACTTGATCTCTAAATTCCTGAACTTTCTCGTCCAACCCAACCTCCTAGCTCTTTAACGCAGA
The genomic region above belongs to bacterium and contains:
- the rpsE gene encoding 30S ribosomal protein S5 translates to MDEKVQEFRDQVVHINRVTKVVKGGKNLNFSALVVVGDGKGRVGYGKGKAKEVPLAIEKATKDARKNMINVPLQGHTIPHEVLGRYGAGRVFLRPAAPGTGVIAGGAVRAVIELAGIQDILTKSLRSSNPYNVVKATFNGLMRLRSPEQVAAIRNREMSK